A genomic segment from Streptomyces sp. NBC_00654 encodes:
- a CDS encoding ABC transporter permease codes for MTQSLPSAQHNGPDRGTLGGPSTAPPSKAGGGPRGFGPHLDIRSLSLLGVLAVLVAVGGLTEPDAFLDTGNLQLILTQASVIGVVTVGMTFVITSGGIDLSVGAMVALASVWATTLATQEFGFAGILFTAVIVGLAAGLVNGLLIAYGGLVPFIATLAMLASARGLALQITDGKTQIVTVPSVLDLGLPDSYILGIPPLVLMFAAVTVVGWLVLNRTTFGRRTVAVGGNAEAARLAGIDVRRQRLYLYLLSGLCCGIAAFMLIILSGSGQNTNGNLYELDAIAAAIIGGTLLSGGRGTIVGSVLGVLVFTTITNIFALNNLQSDVQQIAKGAIIVAAVLVQRRTPRDGGT; via the coding sequence ATGACACAGTCCCTACCGTCGGCGCAGCACAACGGGCCGGACCGGGGGACCCTCGGCGGCCCCTCCACCGCGCCCCCCTCGAAGGCGGGCGGCGGCCCGCGCGGATTCGGCCCGCACCTCGACATCCGCAGTCTGTCCCTGCTCGGAGTCCTTGCCGTCCTCGTCGCCGTCGGGGGCCTCACGGAGCCCGACGCCTTCCTGGACACCGGGAACCTCCAGCTGATCCTGACCCAGGCATCCGTCATCGGTGTCGTCACCGTCGGCATGACCTTCGTCATCACCAGCGGCGGCATCGATCTGTCGGTCGGCGCGATGGTCGCCCTCGCCTCCGTCTGGGCGACGACCCTCGCCACCCAGGAGTTCGGCTTCGCGGGCATCCTGTTCACCGCCGTGATCGTCGGGCTCGCCGCCGGACTGGTCAACGGACTGCTCATCGCGTACGGCGGACTGGTCCCGTTCATCGCGACCCTGGCCATGCTCGCCTCCGCCCGCGGGCTCGCGCTCCAGATCACCGACGGCAAGACCCAGATCGTCACGGTCCCCTCGGTCCTGGACCTCGGTCTGCCCGACTCCTACATCCTCGGGATCCCGCCGCTGGTCCTGATGTTCGCCGCGGTCACCGTCGTCGGCTGGCTGGTCCTGAACCGGACCACCTTCGGACGCCGTACGGTCGCGGTCGGCGGCAACGCGGAAGCGGCCCGGCTCGCCGGGATCGACGTACGCCGCCAGCGCCTCTACCTGTATCTGCTCTCCGGGCTGTGCTGCGGCATCGCCGCCTTCATGCTGATCATCCTGTCCGGATCGGGGCAGAACACCAACGGCAACCTCTACGAACTCGACGCCATCGCCGCCGCGATCATCGGCGGCACCCTCCTCAGCGGTGGCCGCGGCACCATCGTCGGCTCGGTGCTCGGCGTCCTCGTCTTCACCACGATCACCAACATCTTCGCGCTCAACAACCTCCAGAGCGATGTCCAGCAGATCGCCAAGGGCGCCATCATCGTCGCCGCCGTCCTCGTCCAGCGCCGCACCCCGCGCGACGGAGGGACCTGA
- a CDS encoding substrate-binding domain-containing protein, translating to MPETSRRGLLFGTAAVSAGALLTACTSNEPKKSETVASDRPAADDKPGKPVTIGYAGPQADHGWLNAINVNAKSRAEKYSEVTLEITEGSNDTAAQIGQVKTLINKKVDVLVILPADGKALTQVGLEAMKAGIPVVNLDRIFASPQAYRCWVGGDNYGMGLNAGHYIGEQLKDKPNAKVVELAGIDNLELTKQRSQGFADALKNYSNIKLVARQAADFTVESGQAKMAQLLQAQKQFDALWNHDDDQGVGALRAIEQAGRDEFLMVGGAGSKSAMDAIKAGNSVLKATVLYPPTMAASAIDLARALGQGKGIGGLAEMEIPTSLTLYSAVVTKDNVDQYLPTGFS from the coding sequence ATGCCAGAAACCAGTCGCAGAGGACTGCTGTTCGGCACCGCGGCCGTGTCCGCGGGAGCGCTCCTCACCGCCTGCACCAGCAATGAACCGAAGAAGAGCGAAACCGTGGCGAGCGACCGGCCCGCCGCCGACGACAAGCCGGGCAAGCCCGTCACCATCGGCTACGCCGGTCCGCAGGCCGACCACGGCTGGCTCAACGCGATCAATGTGAACGCCAAGTCCCGTGCGGAGAAGTACTCGGAGGTGACGCTGGAGATCACCGAGGGCTCCAACGACACCGCCGCCCAGATCGGCCAGGTCAAGACCCTCATCAACAAGAAGGTCGACGTCCTGGTCATCCTCCCGGCCGACGGCAAGGCCCTCACCCAGGTCGGCCTGGAAGCGATGAAGGCCGGCATCCCCGTCGTCAACCTGGACCGCATCTTCGCCTCCCCGCAGGCGTACCGCTGCTGGGTCGGCGGCGACAACTACGGCATGGGCCTCAACGCCGGTCACTACATCGGCGAGCAGCTCAAGGACAAGCCGAACGCCAAGGTCGTCGAACTGGCGGGCATCGACAACCTGGAGCTCACCAAACAGCGCAGCCAGGGCTTCGCCGACGCCCTGAAGAACTACTCCAACATCAAGCTGGTGGCCCGTCAGGCCGCCGACTTCACCGTCGAGTCCGGCCAGGCCAAGATGGCCCAGCTGCTCCAGGCGCAGAAGCAGTTCGACGCACTGTGGAACCACGACGACGACCAGGGCGTCGGCGCGCTGCGCGCCATCGAGCAGGCGGGCCGCGACGAGTTCCTGATGGTCGGGGGCGCCGGGTCGAAGTCGGCGATGGACGCCATCAAGGCCGGCAACAGCGTACTGAAGGCCACCGTGCTGTATCCGCCGACGATGGCCGCGTCCGCGATCGACCTGGCGCGTGCGCTCGGCCAGGGCAAGGGCATCGGGGGGCTGGCCGAGATGGAGATCCCGACCTCCCTGACCCTCTACTCGGCCGTGGTCACCAAGGACAACGTCGACCAGTACCTGCCGACGGGCTTCAGCTGA
- a CDS encoding ThuA domain-containing protein translates to MHRTRKRLRVHKTLALFTGGLLAAATLTLGSAPGATADPGAQAAPDAAAEDFQQVTLAKGAAETGEPMSLAVLPDRSVLHTSRSGELRITDSAGNTRISGTLPVYSHDEEGLQGVGVDPDFAENRAVYLFYAPPMNTPAGDAPENGTAADFARFDGVNRLSRFVLKADGTLDTASEKKVLDVPTSRGMCCHVGGDIDFDAQGNLYLSTGDDSNPFASDGFTPIDDRPDRNPAFDARRTSGNTNDLRGKILRIKVADDGTYTVPEGNLFAPGTAKTRPEIYAMGFRNPFRFTVDKPTGIVYVGDYGPDAGAADPKRGPSGQVEFARVTKAGNFGWPYCVGDNKPYVDYDFATKTSGAAFDCAAPRNESAHNTGLVDLPPAQAAWIPYDGGSVPEFGSGSESPMGGPVYRYDAALDSPVKFPEAYDGDFFAGEFGRKWIKRIEQDGEGAVQSINDIPWTGTQIMDMAFGPDGALYVLDYGLAWFGGDENSALYRIENATGGRSPVAEASVNKTSGTAPLKAAFSSAGTADGDGDALTYAWDFGDGGKSTAASPSYTYKKNGTYTATLTAKDPSGRTGSASVHVTVGNTAPSVDMVFPSDGQQFEFGDEVPFKVNVTDPEDGTIDCTKVEVKFTLGHDSHGHDITTEHGCEGTIKTAMEGGHDPNANIYGGISASYTDGGGGGQAALTGRDQAQLQPKHRQAEHFGASSGVKTYDKASARGGKTVGDIHNDDWISFKPYILAGTTKLTARISSDGAGGFLEVRAGSATGKILGSAPVPVTGGWDTFQDIDVPLRGAPKKATELFLVFKGGAGALYDVDDFELSDSAVDRTAKRVLVFSRTGGFRHDSIPAGITALKELGKDSNITVDSTEAAGQFTTANLARYDSVVFLSTTGDVLDAEQQKAFENYVATGGGYMGVHAAADTEYDWEFYGGLVGAYFSSHPQIQPATVRAEDHDHPATAHLDEAWDRTDEWYNYRTNPRGKAKVLATLDETTYTGGTMKGDHPISWCQTYQGGRSFYTGLGHTKESYAEPDFRQHLLGGLRYATGQVKADCKPDTGYRSLFNGRTLEGWKQAGPGTFSVTDGELRSEGGMGLLTYRAKELKSYSLKLDWKMAGDDNSGIFVGFPESDDPWSAVNKGYEIQIDATDAADRTTGAVYTFKSANIKARDQVLRPPGQWNSYEIRVQGERLQVFLNGVKINDFTNTDPVRSLKDGYIGLQNHGADDQVSFRDIQLKELPST, encoded by the coding sequence GTGCACCGAACCAGAAAGCGGCTCCGCGTACACAAAACCCTTGCCCTGTTCACCGGCGGACTCCTCGCCGCCGCGACCCTCACCCTGGGGTCCGCGCCCGGAGCCACCGCCGACCCCGGCGCGCAGGCCGCACCGGACGCCGCGGCGGAGGACTTCCAGCAGGTCACCCTCGCCAAGGGCGCCGCCGAGACCGGCGAGCCCATGTCGCTCGCGGTCCTGCCGGACCGCAGCGTGCTGCACACCTCGCGCAGCGGCGAGCTGCGGATCACCGACAGTGCGGGCAACACCCGGATATCCGGCACCCTTCCCGTGTACTCGCACGACGAGGAAGGGCTCCAGGGCGTCGGTGTCGACCCGGACTTCGCCGAGAACCGGGCCGTCTACCTCTTCTACGCACCCCCGATGAACACCCCCGCCGGCGACGCCCCGGAGAACGGGACCGCCGCGGACTTCGCCAGGTTCGACGGGGTGAACCGGCTCTCCCGGTTCGTCCTGAAGGCGGACGGCACCCTGGACACGGCCAGCGAGAAGAAGGTCCTGGACGTACCCACCTCGCGCGGCATGTGCTGCCACGTGGGCGGCGACATCGACTTCGACGCGCAGGGCAACCTGTACCTGTCGACGGGTGACGACTCCAACCCCTTCGCCTCCGACGGCTTCACGCCGATCGACGACCGGCCCGACCGCAACCCGGCGTTCGACGCGCGCCGCACCTCGGGCAACACCAATGACCTGCGGGGCAAGATCCTGCGCATCAAGGTCGCCGACGACGGGACGTACACGGTCCCCGAGGGCAACCTGTTCGCCCCGGGCACCGCGAAGACCCGCCCGGAGATCTACGCGATGGGCTTCCGCAACCCGTTCCGCTTCACCGTCGACAAGCCCACCGGCATCGTGTACGTCGGCGACTACGGCCCCGACGCGGGTGCCGCCGACCCCAAGCGCGGACCCTCCGGACAGGTCGAGTTCGCCCGGGTGACCAAGGCCGGGAACTTCGGCTGGCCCTACTGCGTCGGCGACAACAAGCCGTACGTCGACTACGACTTCGCGACGAAGACCTCGGGTGCGGCCTTCGACTGCGCCGCCCCGAGGAACGAGTCGGCGCACAACACCGGGCTCGTCGACCTTCCCCCGGCCCAGGCCGCCTGGATCCCGTACGACGGCGGCTCGGTCCCCGAGTTCGGCTCCGGCTCGGAGTCGCCGATGGGCGGCCCCGTCTACCGCTACGACGCGGCTCTCGACTCGCCGGTGAAGTTCCCCGAGGCGTACGACGGCGACTTCTTCGCCGGAGAGTTCGGCCGCAAGTGGATCAAGCGCATCGAGCAGGACGGCGAGGGCGCCGTCCAGTCCATCAACGACATCCCGTGGACCGGCACGCAGATCATGGACATGGCCTTCGGTCCGGACGGCGCGCTGTACGTCCTCGACTACGGACTCGCCTGGTTCGGCGGCGACGAGAACTCCGCGCTCTACCGCATCGAGAACGCCACCGGCGGCCGCTCACCCGTCGCCGAGGCCTCGGTGAACAAGACCTCGGGCACCGCCCCGCTGAAGGCGGCGTTCTCCTCGGCGGGCACCGCCGACGGCGACGGCGACGCGCTCACCTACGCCTGGGACTTCGGCGACGGCGGGAAGTCCACGGCCGCCAGCCCCTCGTACACGTACAAGAAGAACGGTACGTACACCGCCACCCTCACCGCGAAGGACCCCTCGGGCCGCACCGGTTCGGCCAGCGTCCATGTGACGGTCGGCAACACCGCGCCGAGCGTGGACATGGTGTTCCCCTCGGACGGCCAGCAGTTCGAGTTCGGTGACGAGGTGCCGTTCAAGGTGAACGTCACCGACCCCGAGGACGGGACCATCGACTGCACCAAGGTCGAGGTCAAGTTCACGCTCGGCCACGACAGCCACGGCCATGACATCACCACCGAGCACGGCTGCGAAGGCACCATCAAGACGGCCATGGAGGGCGGCCACGACCCCAACGCCAACATCTACGGCGGCATCTCGGCCTCCTACACCGACGGCGGAGGCGGTGGCCAGGCCGCTCTGACCGGACGTGACCAGGCGCAGCTCCAGCCCAAGCACCGTCAGGCCGAGCACTTCGGCGCCTCGTCGGGCGTCAAGACGTACGACAAGGCGAGCGCCCGGGGCGGCAAGACGGTCGGTGACATCCACAACGACGACTGGATCTCGTTCAAGCCGTACATCCTGGCCGGCACCACCAAGCTCACCGCGCGCATCTCCTCCGACGGCGCGGGCGGATTCCTGGAGGTCCGGGCCGGATCGGCGACCGGCAAGATCCTCGGCTCGGCACCGGTACCGGTGACCGGCGGCTGGGACACCTTCCAGGACATCGACGTACCCCTGCGCGGAGCACCGAAGAAGGCCACCGAACTCTTCCTGGTCTTCAAGGGCGGCGCCGGAGCGCTCTACGACGTCGACGACTTCGAGCTCTCCGACAGCGCCGTGGACAGGACCGCCAAGCGCGTCCTGGTCTTCTCCAGGACCGGCGGCTTCCGCCACGACTCGATCCCGGCCGGCATCACCGCCCTGAAGGAGCTGGGCAAGGACAGCAACATCACCGTCGACTCCACCGAGGCGGCGGGCCAGTTCACCACCGCCAACCTGGCGCGCTACGACTCCGTCGTCTTCCTCTCCACCACCGGTGACGTCCTCGACGCCGAACAGCAGAAGGCGTTCGAGAACTACGTGGCCACCGGAGGCGGCTACATGGGCGTCCACGCCGCCGCCGACACCGAGTACGACTGGGAGTTCTACGGCGGACTGGTCGGCGCCTACTTCTCCTCCCACCCCCAGATCCAGCCCGCCACCGTCCGGGCCGAGGACCACGACCACCCCGCCACCGCCCATCTGGACGAGGCCTGGGACCGTACCGACGAGTGGTACAACTACCGCACCAATCCCCGGGGCAAGGCCAAGGTGCTGGCCACCCTGGACGAGACCACCTACACCGGCGGCACGATGAAGGGCGATCACCCGATCTCCTGGTGCCAGACCTACCAGGGCGGCCGCTCCTTCTACACCGGGCTCGGCCACACCAAGGAGTCCTACGCCGAACCGGACTTCCGGCAGCACCTGCTGGGCGGACTGCGCTACGCCACCGGCCAGGTCAAGGCCGACTGCAAGCCCGACACCGGCTACCGCTCCCTCTTCAACGGCAGGACGCTCGAAGGCTGGAAGCAGGCGGGCCCCGGCACGTTCAGCGTCACCGACGGTGAACTGCGCTCCGAAGGGGGCATGGGCCTGCTGACCTACCGGGCCAAGGAGCTGAAGTCGTACTCCCTGAAGCTGGACTGGAAGATGGCGGGCGACGACAACTCCGGCATCTTCGTCGGCTTCCCGGAGTCCGACGACCCCTGGTCGGCGGTGAACAAGGGCTACGAGATCCAGATCGACGCCACGGACGCCGCCGACCGCACCACCGGCGCCGTCTACACCTTCAAGTCGGCGAACATCAAGGCCCGCGACCAGGTGCTGCGCCCGCCGGGCCAGTGGAACAGCTACGAGATCCGGGTCCAGGGCGAACGTCTCCAGGTCTTCCTCAACGGGGTCAAGATCAACGACTTCACCAACACCGACCCGGTGCGCAGCCTGAAGGACGGCTACATCGGCCTCCAGAACCACGGAGCCGACGACCAGGTGTCCTTCCGCGACATCCAGCTCAAGGAGCTGCCCTCGACGTAG
- a CDS encoding sugar phosphate isomerase/epimerase, translating to MPRPFTLFTGQWADLPLEEVCRYARDFGYDGLELACWGDHFEVDRALSEPGYLDGRRQLLDTYGLSCFAVSNHLVGQAVCDNPIDERHQAIVPARIWGDGEPEGVRRRAAEEIKNTARAAAAFGVRTVVGFTGSSIWHLVAMFPPVPPHMIERGYDDFAERWNPILDVFDAEGVRFAHEVHPGEIAYDYWTTHRALEAVDHRPAFGLNFDPSHFVWQDLDPVGFLYDFRDRIYHVDCKEARKRLDGRNGRLGSHLPWGDPRRGWDFVSAGHGDVPWEDVFRMLRSIGYDGPVSVEWEDAGMDRLTGAPEALAALKRFDFDPPSASFDAAFGGNG from the coding sequence ATGCCCCGCCCCTTCACCCTGTTCACCGGCCAGTGGGCCGACCTCCCGCTGGAGGAGGTCTGCCGGTACGCCCGGGACTTCGGTTACGACGGACTCGAACTCGCCTGCTGGGGAGACCACTTCGAGGTCGACCGGGCGCTGTCCGAGCCCGGCTACCTGGACGGGCGGCGGCAGCTGCTCGACACGTACGGGCTCTCCTGCTTCGCCGTCTCCAACCACTTGGTCGGACAGGCGGTCTGCGACAACCCGATCGACGAGCGGCACCAGGCCATCGTGCCCGCCCGCATCTGGGGCGACGGCGAACCCGAAGGCGTACGCCGCCGGGCCGCCGAGGAGATCAAGAACACCGCCCGCGCCGCGGCGGCGTTCGGGGTCCGGACGGTCGTCGGTTTCACCGGTTCCTCGATCTGGCACCTCGTCGCGATGTTCCCCCCGGTCCCGCCGCACATGATCGAGCGGGGCTACGACGACTTCGCGGAGCGCTGGAACCCGATCCTCGACGTCTTCGACGCGGAGGGCGTGCGCTTCGCCCACGAGGTGCACCCCGGCGAGATCGCGTACGACTACTGGACCACGCACCGCGCCCTGGAGGCCGTGGACCACCGGCCCGCGTTCGGACTGAACTTCGATCCCAGCCACTTCGTCTGGCAGGACCTCGACCCGGTCGGATTCCTGTACGACTTCCGGGACCGGATCTACCACGTGGACTGCAAGGAGGCCCGCAAGCGCCTCGACGGCCGCAACGGGCGCCTCGGCTCGCACCTGCCCTGGGGCGATCCCCGGCGCGGCTGGGACTTCGTCTCGGCCGGGCACGGCGACGTGCCGTGGGAGGACGTCTTCCGGATGCTCCGCTCCATCGGCTACGACGGGCCGGTCTCCGTCGAGTGGGAGGACGCCGGCATGGACCGGCTGACCGGCGCCCCGGAAGCGCTCGCCGCACTGAAGCGGTTCGACTTCGACCCGCCCTCGGCCTCCTTCGACGCGGCCTTCGGCGGCAACGGCTGA
- a CDS encoding inositol-3-phosphate synthase, producing MTAHAVRTGVWFIGARGSVATTATTGCAAIAAGLHPATGMVTETPPFADAGLPPLNSLVFGGHDTIDCPLPKRAEALAAGDVLPHGLPSAVRAELATADAETRIGGPLPGDTRTDEELITAFTADLTDFTRRNELARTVVINVSSTEPAPGADDPRLPASTLYAAAALRAGCPYVNFTPSTGLHSPALRSAVDTCALPYAGRDGKTGQTLLRSVLAPMFLQRALPVRAWSGTNLLGGGDGAALADPAAAAAKNAGKERVLADTFGTAPEGEVHIDDVPAMGDWKTAWDHIAFDGFLGSRMILQTIWQGCDSALAAPLVLDLARLLARAHEAGLTGPRPELGFYFKDPDGGSPAALAEQYAALLDFAGRLRGQR from the coding sequence GTGACCGCACATGCCGTTCGTACCGGAGTCTGGTTCATCGGAGCACGCGGCTCCGTCGCCACCACCGCCACCACCGGCTGCGCCGCCATCGCGGCGGGGCTCCACCCGGCGACCGGCATGGTCACCGAGACACCACCCTTCGCGGACGCCGGACTGCCACCCCTGAACTCCCTCGTCTTCGGCGGCCACGACACCATCGACTGCCCACTGCCCAAGCGGGCCGAGGCACTGGCCGCCGGAGACGTCCTCCCGCACGGTCTGCCCTCCGCCGTACGCGCCGAACTCGCCACGGCCGACGCGGAGACAAGGATCGGCGGACCGCTCCCCGGCGACACCCGCACCGACGAGGAACTCATCACGGCGTTCACCGCCGACCTCACCGACTTCACCCGCCGCAACGAACTGGCGCGCACCGTCGTCATCAACGTCTCCTCGACGGAACCCGCCCCCGGCGCGGACGACCCCCGGCTCCCCGCCAGCACCCTCTACGCCGCCGCCGCGCTCCGGGCCGGCTGCCCGTACGTCAACTTCACCCCCTCCACCGGACTGCACAGTCCCGCTCTCCGGAGCGCCGTCGACACCTGTGCGCTCCCCTACGCGGGCCGCGACGGCAAGACCGGGCAGACGCTGCTCCGTTCCGTGCTCGCCCCGATGTTCCTGCAGCGCGCCCTGCCCGTACGGGCCTGGTCCGGCACGAACCTGCTCGGCGGCGGGGACGGGGCGGCGCTGGCCGACCCGGCCGCGGCCGCCGCCAAGAACGCGGGCAAGGAACGCGTCCTGGCCGACACCTTCGGAACGGCCCCGGAGGGCGAGGTCCACATCGACGACGTCCCCGCGATGGGGGACTGGAAGACGGCCTGGGACCACATCGCCTTCGACGGATTCCTCGGCTCCCGGATGATCCTGCAGACCATCTGGCAGGGCTGCGACTCCGCCCTGGCCGCACCGCTGGTCCTGGACCTGGCCCGGCTGCTGGCCCGCGCCCACGAGGCCGGGCTGACGGGACCGCGGCCGGAGCTGGGTTTCTACTTCAAGGACCCCGACGGCGGCTCCCCGGCCGCCCTGGCCGAGCAGTACGCGGCCCTGCTGGACTTCGCCGGACGGCTGCGGGGGCAGCGGTGA
- a CDS encoding Gfo/Idh/MocA family protein — MARREETEQEAAAPPQQPPTLGVGMVGYAFMGAAHSQGWRTAGHVFDLPMRPALAAICGRDRTAVDAAAARHGWAAAETDWRALIARDDVQLVDICTPGDSHAEIAIAALEAGKHVLCEKPLANTVAEAEAMAHAAELAAARGQVAIVGFNYRKVPAISYARRLIADGRLGALRHVRATYLQDWLVDPGSPLTWRLKREHAGSGALGDLGAHIVDLAQYLAGEPLVGVSAVTETFVRERPLSAGAPAGLRAAADTTGRGAVTVDDAALFTGRLASGALASFEATRMAAGRKNALRLEINGELGSLAFDLERLNELSFHDHTEPAVTAGFRRILVTEPQHPYLEAWWPPGHALGYEHTFVHQARDVVRTIADGSAPVPSFADGLQVQRVLAAVEESAEKNSVHTPVPF, encoded by the coding sequence ATGGCCCGTAGGGAAGAGACGGAGCAGGAAGCCGCAGCGCCGCCGCAACAGCCGCCGACGCTCGGGGTCGGCATGGTCGGGTACGCGTTCATGGGCGCCGCCCACTCCCAGGGGTGGCGCACCGCAGGACACGTCTTCGACCTGCCGATGAGACCGGCTCTCGCCGCGATCTGCGGGCGCGACCGTACGGCGGTCGACGCCGCCGCGGCCCGGCACGGCTGGGCCGCGGCGGAGACCGACTGGCGGGCACTGATCGCCCGGGACGATGTGCAGCTGGTCGACATCTGCACGCCCGGCGACAGCCACGCGGAGATCGCCATCGCCGCCCTCGAAGCCGGCAAGCACGTGCTGTGCGAGAAGCCGCTCGCCAACACCGTCGCGGAGGCGGAGGCGATGGCGCACGCCGCGGAACTCGCCGCGGCCCGCGGCCAGGTGGCGATCGTGGGCTTCAACTACCGCAAGGTGCCCGCGATCTCCTACGCGCGCCGGCTGATCGCGGACGGCCGGCTCGGTGCCCTGCGGCACGTACGGGCCACCTATCTCCAGGACTGGCTGGTGGACCCGGGGTCGCCGTTGACCTGGCGGCTCAAGCGCGAGCACGCCGGGTCCGGGGCGCTGGGCGACCTCGGTGCGCACATCGTCGACCTCGCCCAGTACCTGGCGGGGGAGCCACTGGTCGGGGTGTCGGCCGTCACCGAGACCTTCGTACGGGAGCGGCCGTTGTCCGCCGGCGCTCCGGCGGGACTCCGGGCGGCCGCGGACACCACCGGGCGCGGGGCGGTGACCGTGGACGATGCCGCGCTGTTCACCGGCCGGCTCGCCTCCGGTGCGCTGGCCTCCTTCGAGGCGACCCGGATGGCGGCGGGCCGCAAGAACGCGCTGCGGCTGGAGATCAACGGGGAACTGGGCTCGCTCGCCTTCGATCTGGAGCGGCTCAACGAACTGTCCTTCCACGACCACACCGAGCCGGCCGTCACGGCGGGCTTCCGGCGCATCCTCGTCACCGAACCCCAGCACCCCTATCTGGAGGCGTGGTGGCCGCCCGGCCACGCCCTCGGCTACGAGCACACCTTCGTCCACCAGGCCCGTGATGTGGTCCGCACGATCGCGGACGGGTCGGCCCCCGTGCCCTCCTTCGCCGACGGGCTCCAGGTGCAGCGGGTGCTCGCGGCCGTGGAGGAGAGCGCCGAGAAGAACTCCGTACACACCCCGGTCCCGTTCTAG
- a CDS encoding SCO3242 family prenyltransferase, which produces MRAGGTTAPTDSLSGAGGTAPAPDRRTTPRVGRARAWAELLRVSALFTVPGDALAGAAAAGLRPGRGTALAVGASLCLYEAGMALNDWADRDEDAVDRPHRPIPSGRIAPAAALGAAGALPAAGLALAARAGRPALLVASGLAATVWAYDLRLKHTKAGPAAMAAARGLDLLLGATASAGAADNVAGRDRDTGPLAAPAHPGAAAPRPLAAARSAAPAAALLGAHTYAVTAVSRNEAQGGSTTAPLAALGATAAFGLAVAGGRHRAGGPSQAPGRSGPGHHPGGPPRTTPVPASVLVPDRLLAAALAAAYLRTAAPPLLHAALNPSPALTQRAVGGGIRAMIPLQAALAARAGAPAAALAVMGLVPVARKLARKVSPT; this is translated from the coding sequence GTGCGCGCGGGTGGGACCACCGCGCCCACAGACAGCCTGTCCGGTGCGGGCGGGACTGCGCCCGCGCCGGACAGGCGTACGACGCCACGCGTCGGCCGGGCCCGTGCGTGGGCGGAACTCCTCCGGGTGTCCGCACTGTTCACGGTGCCCGGCGACGCGCTGGCCGGCGCGGCGGCGGCCGGACTGCGCCCCGGCCGGGGCACCGCGCTCGCGGTGGGCGCCTCGCTGTGCCTGTACGAGGCGGGGATGGCCCTGAACGACTGGGCGGACCGCGACGAGGACGCCGTGGACCGCCCGCACCGCCCGATCCCCTCGGGCCGGATCGCCCCCGCCGCGGCGCTGGGCGCGGCCGGTGCGCTGCCGGCCGCCGGGCTGGCCCTGGCGGCCCGCGCGGGGCGCCCCGCGCTCCTGGTGGCATCGGGCCTCGCGGCCACGGTCTGGGCGTACGACCTGCGTCTGAAGCACACGAAGGCGGGTCCCGCGGCGATGGCCGCGGCGCGCGGGCTCGATCTGCTCCTGGGCGCGACCGCGAGCGCCGGAGCAGCCGACAACGTTGCCGGACGGGACCGGGACACCGGACCCCTCGCGGCGCCGGCGCACCCCGGTGCCGCCGCACCGCGTCCCCTCGCCGCCGCCCGCTCCGCGGCGCCCGCCGCCGCGCTGCTCGGGGCACACACCTACGCCGTCACCGCCGTATCCCGCAACGAGGCCCAGGGCGGATCCACCACGGCGCCGCTCGCCGCACTCGGCGCCACCGCGGCGTTCGGCCTCGCCGTGGCGGGCGGGCGCCACCGGGCCGGGGGGCCATCCCAGGCCCCCGGCCGGTCCGGTCCGGGGCACCACCCCGGCGGGCCGCCCCGCACCACCCCGGTCCCCGCCTCCGTACTCGTCCCGGACCGGCTGCTCGCCGCCGCCCTCGCCGCCGCCTACCTCCGTACCGCCGCGCCACCCCTCCTGCACGCCGCCCTCAACCCGTCCCCGGCCCTCACCCAGCGCGCGGTCGGCGGCGGCATCCGGGCCATGATCCCGCTCCAGGCCGCACTGGCCGCACGGGCCGGCGCACCGGCCGCCGCGCTCGCCGTCATGGGCCTCGTCCCCGTCGCCCGGAAGCTCGCACGGAAGGTGAGCCCCACATGA